In Flagellatimonas centrodinii, a single window of DNA contains:
- the hrpA gene encoding ATP-dependent RNA helicase HrpA, with protein sequence MSAHPTRRKPKPNRAPPPDALRQAFVAVREQLLTRDATRLARMLDGRGLDIARFEQDVSRALAAAERSQRQRPAVIDYPAELPVVQAKDDILAAINAHQVIVLCGETGSGKTTQLPKLCLELGRGRRGLIGHTQPRRLAARSVAHRIAEELKQPLGQLVGFETRFDRRVGDTTLVKLMTDGILLAELQRDRQLLAYDTIIIDEAHERSLNIDFLLGWLRQLLPQRPDLKLIITSATLDPERLSRHFGGCPILQVEGRTYPVETRYRPPDPDGDLDATVADAVDECWQGGPRGDVLVFLPGEREINDLARSLPGRFPRAEVLPLYSRLPAAQQDRVFARGGAPRIVLSTNVAETSITVPGIRYVVDLGTARISRFSTRLGVQQLHVEPVAQSAANQRAGRCGRVGPGICIRLYEEADFLGRPLFTDPEILRANLAGVILQMTALGLGDVERFPWVDPPDSRNISDANRLLQTLGALDDDHRLTPQGRAIARLPLDPRIARIALAGRDTPVPQAVWVLAAALSVQDPHEVPPDQQTQARQQHAQWRHPKSDFLTLLQLWQRWQAEAAGLNQRQQRKWCKARYVNYLRMTEWGQVYQQVADLLRGDGDDRRAPWLPINPEDLERLSPVLHQALLAGLIDHIGLKRPEAPEFQGPRGRKFVIFPASTLAKKVPQWVMSAQLVQTSRLFARTNAAVDPAWLERVGAHLLKRTLQHPEWNPARGEVTSTEHVSLFGLPLARRQRHHGSAHPEEARSLFIREALVGGQWPRKPKVLQANLALIDTIREKEARLRRPDLLADDDALFAFYDQRVPAEVCTCAGLMRWLKTAGANLRMGEADVLRPGATTDVGQLFPDQLDVAGVPLRLSYTHDPSEDADGVSFHIPQSQLFSLPAERFDWLVPGLQPALMEALIRTLPQKLRRYCTPAAEFARAVLEAAGPDDGPVIPVLCRELQRMTGLELGPEHFEPARLPPHLRPRLLLEDERRRLLGEAGSLAGLQQRHRAPARAALQQVAAEDDSVRAWTRDALDSWDFEALPAQLQLPNGAQAHPALVADGEAVHLRLFESVAAAEDAHIAGVRALLLAQCGDRRRDLRKTARARFGTLLVGRPYGSDDLAESLVRRAADDILLDPLPRDREGWQSALEKRGQFSRYALDLLGDVVSWMQKAAELRRTLRGPLAMQDHAVADIDAQLDALLAPGFIERLPEDIWLRVPVYLKGIEVRLDRLPHKPQRDIELTAQLTPWQTRLPAPFHPAHWLIEEWRIAAFAQALRAQGSPTPEKIIAALG encoded by the coding sequence TTGAGCGCACACCCGACCCGTCGCAAGCCGAAACCGAATCGCGCGCCACCGCCGGACGCCCTGCGTCAGGCGTTTGTCGCGGTGCGCGAGCAGCTGCTGACGCGCGACGCCACCCGGCTGGCACGGATGCTGGACGGTCGCGGGCTGGATATTGCCCGGTTCGAGCAGGATGTCAGTCGCGCGTTGGCGGCGGCCGAGCGAAGCCAGCGGCAGCGCCCGGCGGTCATCGACTACCCCGCCGAGCTGCCGGTGGTGCAGGCGAAGGACGACATTCTCGCCGCCATCAACGCGCACCAGGTCATCGTGCTGTGTGGCGAAACCGGCTCCGGCAAGACCACCCAGCTGCCAAAGTTGTGCCTGGAACTGGGGCGCGGGCGCCGCGGGCTGATTGGCCACACCCAGCCGCGGCGGTTGGCGGCGCGCAGCGTGGCCCATCGCATCGCCGAGGAGCTGAAGCAGCCACTGGGCCAACTGGTGGGCTTCGAGACCCGTTTCGACCGGCGGGTGGGCGACACCACCCTGGTCAAGCTGATGACCGACGGCATTCTGCTGGCCGAGCTGCAGCGCGACCGACAGCTGCTGGCCTACGACACCATCATCATCGACGAGGCCCACGAGCGCAGCCTCAACATCGATTTCCTGCTGGGCTGGCTACGGCAACTGCTGCCACAGCGGCCGGACCTCAAGCTCATCATCACCTCCGCCACGCTGGACCCGGAGCGGCTGTCGCGGCATTTCGGCGGCTGCCCCATTCTGCAGGTGGAAGGCCGCACCTATCCGGTGGAGACGCGCTACCGCCCACCCGATCCCGATGGCGATCTCGATGCCACGGTGGCCGACGCGGTGGATGAATGCTGGCAGGGTGGCCCGCGCGGCGACGTGCTGGTGTTCCTGCCCGGCGAGCGGGAGATCAACGACCTCGCCCGCAGCCTGCCCGGCCGCTTCCCCCGCGCCGAGGTGCTGCCGCTGTACTCGCGGCTGCCGGCGGCGCAGCAGGACCGCGTGTTTGCCCGTGGTGGCGCGCCGCGCATCGTGCTGTCGACCAACGTCGCCGAAACCTCCATCACCGTGCCGGGCATCCGCTACGTGGTGGATCTGGGCACCGCCCGCATCAGCCGCTTTTCCACCCGCCTGGGGGTGCAGCAACTGCATGTGGAGCCGGTGGCCCAGTCCGCCGCCAACCAGCGGGCCGGCCGCTGTGGTCGGGTCGGGCCGGGCATCTGTATTCGCCTGTATGAAGAAGCCGATTTCCTCGGCCGACCGTTGTTCACCGACCCCGAGATCCTGCGTGCCAACCTGGCTGGGGTGATCCTGCAGATGACCGCGCTGGGGCTCGGCGATGTCGAGCGTTTCCCCTGGGTCGACCCGCCGGACTCGCGCAATATCAGCGATGCCAACCGACTGCTGCAGACCCTGGGGGCGCTGGATGATGACCACCGACTGACGCCGCAGGGACGTGCCATTGCCCGCTTGCCGCTGGACCCGCGCATCGCCCGAATCGCCCTGGCCGGCCGCGATACCCCGGTGCCGCAGGCGGTGTGGGTGTTGGCTGCTGCGTTGTCAGTGCAGGACCCGCATGAAGTGCCCCCCGACCAGCAGACCCAGGCACGCCAGCAGCACGCGCAGTGGCGACATCCGAAATCCGATTTCCTGACCCTGCTGCAGCTGTGGCAGCGCTGGCAGGCCGAGGCCGCCGGGCTCAACCAGCGGCAGCAGCGCAAGTGGTGCAAGGCGCGCTACGTCAACTATCTGCGGATGACCGAATGGGGGCAGGTCTACCAGCAGGTGGCCGACCTGCTGCGCGGCGATGGCGATGACCGCCGTGCGCCCTGGCTGCCGATCAACCCCGAGGACCTCGAGCGGCTCAGCCCGGTGTTGCACCAGGCGCTGCTGGCCGGCCTGATTGACCACATCGGTCTCAAGCGGCCGGAGGCGCCCGAATTCCAGGGGCCGCGCGGCCGCAAGTTCGTCATCTTTCCCGCCTCCACGCTGGCGAAGAAGGTGCCGCAATGGGTGATGAGCGCGCAGCTGGTGCAGACCTCGCGGCTGTTCGCCCGCACCAATGCCGCAGTGGACCCCGCCTGGCTGGAGCGCGTCGGCGCCCATCTGCTCAAGCGCACCCTGCAGCATCCTGAATGGAACCCGGCACGCGGCGAAGTCACCAGCACCGAACACGTCAGCCTGTTCGGCCTGCCGCTGGCCCGTCGCCAGCGACACCACGGCTCGGCCCACCCGGAAGAGGCGCGGTCGCTCTTCATCCGCGAAGCGCTGGTGGGCGGGCAGTGGCCGCGCAAGCCCAAGGTGCTGCAGGCCAACCTGGCGCTGATCGACACCATCCGCGAGAAGGAAGCGCGATTGCGTCGGCCCGACCTGCTGGCCGACGACGACGCCCTCTTTGCCTTCTACGACCAGCGTGTGCCAGCGGAGGTGTGCACCTGCGCCGGTCTGATGCGCTGGCTGAAAACCGCCGGCGCCAACCTGCGCATGGGGGAGGCCGATGTGCTGCGGCCCGGGGCCACCACCGACGTCGGCCAGTTGTTCCCTGATCAGCTCGATGTTGCCGGCGTACCGCTGCGGCTCAGCTACACCCACGACCCCAGCGAGGATGCCGACGGCGTCAGTTTCCATATTCCGCAGTCACAGCTGTTCAGTCTGCCGGCCGAGCGCTTCGACTGGTTGGTGCCCGGGCTGCAGCCCGCGCTGATGGAAGCCCTGATCCGCACGCTGCCGCAGAAGCTGCGCCGCTACTGCACGCCGGCCGCGGAGTTTGCGCGGGCGGTGCTGGAAGCGGCCGGGCCCGACGATGGCCCGGTGATCCCGGTGCTCTGCCGCGAATTGCAGCGGATGACCGGACTTGAACTCGGCCCCGAGCACTTCGAGCCGGCACGCCTGCCACCGCATCTCCGGCCGCGGCTGCTGTTGGAAGATGAACGCCGCCGCCTGCTCGGCGAGGCCGGCAGCCTGGCCGGGCTGCAGCAGCGCCATCGGGCCCCGGCCCGGGCGGCGCTGCAACAGGTGGCGGCCGAGGATGACAGCGTGCGCGCCTGGACCCGCGATGCCCTCGACAGCTGGGATTTCGAAGCCCTGCCGGCGCAGTTGCAACTGCCCAATGGTGCGCAGGCGCATCCGGCGCTGGTGGCCGACGGCGAAGCGGTGCACCTGCGCCTGTTCGAGAGCGTAGCCGCCGCCGAGGACGCCCATATCGCCGGGGTGCGCGCGCTGTTGCTGGCCCAGTGCGGCGACCGCCGTCGTGACCTGCGCAAGACCGCCCGCGCCCGCTTCGGCACGCTGTTGGTGGGGCGCCCCTACGGCAGCGATGACCTCGCCGAAAGCCTGGTTCGCCGCGCGGCCGACGACATCCTGCTGGACCCGCTGCCGCGCGACCGTGAGGGCTGGCAGTCGGCGCTGGAAAAACGCGGCCAGTTCAGCCGCTACGCGCTGGACCTGCTGGGCGATGTGGTGAGCTGGATGCAGAAAGCGGCTGAACTGCGCCGCACCCTGCGCGGCCCACTGGCGATGCAGGACCACGCCGTGGCCGATATCGATGCCCAGCTCGACGCCCTGCTGGCCCCCGGCTTCATCGAGCGGTTGCCGGAAGACATCTGGCTGCGGGTGCCGGTGTATCTCAAGGGTATTGAAGTTCGGCTCGACCGGCTGCCGCACAAGCCGCAGCGTGACATCGAACTGACGGCCCAGTTGACGCCATGGCAGACGCGGCTGCCGGCGCCGTTCCATCCCGCCCACTGGCTGATCGAGGAATGGCGCATCGCCGCCTTCGCCCAGGCGCTGCGGGCGCAGGGCTCGCCGACCCCCGAGAAGATCATCGCCGCACTGGGGTAG